One Styela clava chromosome 4, kaStyClav1.hap1.2, whole genome shotgun sequence genomic window, GAATAGGATACAGGCGTAAAGTTAATTTTCTGCAGTTGTTGAATAGGAAAACTTGTCaagcattgtgtcgtcataaatCTGAAAATCCTTAAAATAGTCATAGTGATTATTGCGTATTCTGCTTCATCTAGGATGAGAATTAGAATGATACAAAATATAGCAGAGGTTTTTCGAGAATTTCATTGCTTTTTATAAAAGTTTTGCTAAAATCAAAACACATTAGCGATGCTGAAATTCAATGCTTCTGGTTCTGCGCCAGTGACACATTATTTTGAAACAAGTACAATATAATTGACGTCGTAAATTTATGCTTTCGTGACTGTCTACTTTACGGATGACATAACGTCAATGGCATATATTCGTGCGGCGAAATAGAAAGTTCACGCGCAATTACAGTTGCTGTGGTATATAATTCGTTTTCAGAACGGGATTTGAGGCAACAAATTAGGATAAAACAGCTTCGAATACTTTATAGATATTTCCGTCAAGGTGAAAGAACATACCCAGAATTGAAGGCGCGAGTGACCCTGGCGCGACGGGCATGTGCCATGCACGATTATAGATTATCCGCGTCTCaaataaagttatttttaaCTCAGCCCTGGTGGGCTCTATTCATCGGTCATTATGTGTCACAAAATAAACGTGCCTCGCCACAGCTGTACTAACATAATTAAGTTATCTATTGAAGGGGTTGTTCGGATTTAAATCCTTAAACATTACCTCACACTTACTAATCAGGGTGGTGAACTCCGAAAGTTAGATTTACTAGTTTGTACCATTTTTGAACTGAAAAGTACAAAGAGATTGATTACACGATCGGCTTAGACATAAATGATTTTAAGCTTGTGCCGACTATTTGAGCTATTGAAGTATCAATATGGGCATGAGGGGTTGGAGCCTTCGGGGAAGGTGTCATTCAATTTTAGAGCATATATGGTGTCGGAAACTTCCATTCTTTGTGACTagttaaatgtttttttatctATAATTTCTTCCGCTTATGATGCCGAAACCACTAATAGACAATTTCGAATACAATTTTGTAGAGcgataaaaatgttttaatttcaGTGTTTGCTGCACTATCCTTTTTACATTAGTTGTAAAATGGTCGCCTTGACAACAGCAAAGACGTCTCCACAGACACAACACCAATCATCGTGGTTAACGCACTAGCTTCACCCGTTTATTGTACTAATCCATATTATCCAGCTCTCATTATAACTGCCAAGATCATTATGGTTAACAATATGCTTTATCCCTTTTTGAAGATTTAACCCTGGCAAAACGTGTAGTATATGATAAGCCATTCCGCCATTGTGTGACTGTGTCTTACTAATTTTCATCTCTTTTTTGTTCCAGATTTCAGCCATTTGTATCTTGTGGGTTTTCTGGAAAGAAGATCGTAAATTCATTGAATTTGATTCCCACTACCAGTTCAATGTCTTCTTCAACACTGGGACTTAATATAATGGATCTTTCATCTTCCCCTGGTCCAAACATATTTGAAGGTGTAGCAGCTAATATTGCTAACTTTGGCAATGATACGTCGTTTTTGGATTTGCATCTAGAGTCCTGTAGTAAAGCGGAATCTGCAATAAAAACTTCGTTGTCGTCGACAGAGAAGTCGACTTTGGGATTCGATAGAATTCCTAGTTCGTCTTCCTCTCCTTTAGAGTATCCACCAAATGTTGCAATATCACCAGGATCATGCAAAAGTCCGTATTCCTGTACGTCACCAGGATTTTGCAACTTTCCTTATCATAATCACGACAATGTATTCAGGTGAAAAACATTcacatctttattttttattttatttatatttttttatatctatAGTTTATCACAAAATTTTCGAATGGCAAAtgtctttacatcaagttgtgttaagagacggaagcctatgggcagggtgtatattcacttggctaacacagacgatccccgaactcgtaatagaacttaaaagaggaaaatcggaataaaattatggtgaccgtacatttgaacccacgtacatttgaacccatgtgtatatccgcgggttcaatctatatgcgggtgctaaaacccatgggttacaGTTAGTATGGGTTctaatatccgcaaaacaaaaaaaaatcataggtgcaatagtatgcaggtgcaattgtcgtgggttcaaatgtatgggaacctaaaattatagcctaaccctaacctggtacacatactacgggagtacaaaTACCTGAATATAAATAGGTTAAAATATGGAGATGTAGCAAATTATAACTTCACACATTTTCAGATCCTCACAAACATGTGGTCACGGGATTAGTGAGCCTCCGAAAGCGCAATTTCATCGCCAAATGAGTGAAGAAGCTGCAAGACTATTTTCTCTGGGCAAAGAGGGAAATACAAAAGGCGCTGGAACTACCTCTAATTCTTCAGACAGCGCCATGTTTAGCACGGACCAAGTTTTTGTTCGAGATTCAGCACCGGACTCGGAATTGGTAGAAACGAATACTACACATGGAATTAAAATTGAAGAAGGTTCTCGTGGAGTATTTGAAATTGTAGAAAACGAAAGAGTGAGGCATGCCAGCACACATAGTGCTTCATCATCAAGGGACTCGCTGTACAACGTTTACTCGGAGTCAATAAACGTTACCGGATCCATTGCCGGATCGTCCGAAGACTTTGATGATGTTTCGCCTAATATTAACTCTGCATCACTTTTAAACGATCCTATGATGGCGGGATTTCCGCCGTCGTCCAGCTCGGAAAATTCCGGACCCTCAACGTCAAATGTATCTATGGAGCCAATGGAAACGGGGAACTCTCTCGACTCGCCCCTCTTAAACGCTGGGCCTATGCAATACGGAAATAATGAAAGAGGGATGAAATCCCCACTGGACTTTTCAGCAGTTCGTCGCAGTCCTCCTCCGCCAAATGTGACGCTAAATCCGGAAAAATATAAAAGGAACTCAATGCCGTTAGGTAAATTATTTGCTCACAGATGCAGTCTAAAACTCTTTGTATTTCATACTtagtatattttaatatttatctatTAAAGCAAAAACGGATACAGGTTAAGTTACTGCTTTCAAAAAGGAGTGTATCCAAACTTAACCAACTCCCAAGCATATTCTTCTTTCTTTCGAATCAATATTCTTGATATCACTCGGCTGTTCAAACTTATGTTTCCGCACGTAGTAACTAGTAATTTACCCTCACGTATGTCGACTAATAGATCACAACCGAATCAAAAACATTTCGCTGTACGTCATCCCTCTCTACGTTTAGCAAATTCTTCTTCAACTGAAAGATATACATAGCTGGTGTTTGATGGCAACTTCATTAACTTCTTCTGAAATGCCAGTTATTTACTGATTACTAAtccaaaataaattgtatttacCACACTTGTATGCTGCTCcacatattatttatattttattgcaatgaCATTTTCAGATCCTAGTTCGTGGTCAAAAGCACAAGTTAAAGAATGGCTGGCGTGGGCTATCAAAGAATATAACCTCAATGACGTAGATATAAAGAAATTTGCATCTACAGACGGTTATAAACTATGCCAAATGACTATGCGAGATATGTGTCGTCTCACAAGCAAAGCCAGTTCCGACCTTCTCATAGCTAATTTAACATATCTCAAACAAAGTGAGTAAAGAATTGAGTGATGCTCAAAACGAATTgactaaattttatatttgatatgattcgttttgattataaaattcattcattttatacaTTTGAGAAAGTGATACTTGTGACCGAGAAAAATTAAATGTTCTTTTTGGTACTTGTTTCAATTTTCCACATTGTCATATTAAAATTCTTGCGCAAAATCACCAGCGCAAAATGCCAGTATTTTTGAGAATACGTTTTCGACGATTTTGTTCCATAtagatttataatttatttcaaacaaagaGATTTCACTTCTTAGcaaatattatttgtatgtTATATGTTACCTTGGTAATATAGGGATTATGAACATTTAATTGTAGTATACGATTAGTACTATTGGTTACATAAATTTATGATAAAAACCACGAAGTGaagtaaaatatgacttaaGTCCCAAGCTCTTAAGACTTGAATTATTTTGAACTCAGATCAGAACGGATTTGGGCCATACAAAGGAATCGTTGACCCATTTCAAGCAGCACAAGCACGTCAACCTCACATCAAAGACCCGTATCGGTTGTTTGGACCAATTTGTCTGGAACTTTCCAACCCAGGTATTTAACATTGTTTTCAAAACAAAGTTGAAGTTTTTGCAAGTCTGCACTTAGAGAAAGACTCCTTTTTTAGTCCTTCAACTCCTTTGTCTGCACAGAACTTTAAAAGTGGTTTAAATTGACTAATAAGGTAGTATTGTTTCGCAGGATGTTCTTCATATTgctatattcatattttctaattttgaccgttttttttttcaatgaaaatcgATCGTTATTCGCAGCCATTTTTGATTTTgctgattttttcaattttaggaGAATTTCTTAAACTTCCAGTTTCGAGTTCTTAACGTATTAAACACTACACGctaatttttaagatattttgaaactatatttatataattccgTGCAATCAATTCAAATCCACATCCTACCACGCGTTGACTCATGACATTTTTTTGATCGCATCATCACTGATTTGAACCTAAACAATAAACTGATGAGGTTTTGATAGATTTAGCTTGCTGAGTGTTGAACGGCACTACGGCATACTGTTTTTATTTGTAGCCTATTCAAAGTAACTGAGCCTTTACCTCCGTACAAAAAACTGTTACACAAGGAGCTATTATTTTTGGAAGGTCGTGGCAATTTCTGCGTCGGCattgcctatccaatttatttcacCATTTGTAACAAGGTTCATACCTTTTTCAAATCGTATTATAAATGATAATGACATTTAATCACTCAGGTTCGGGCCAAATACAACTATGGCAATTTTTAATGGAACTTTTAACCGTACCTTCGAACGCGCCTTGTATATCATGGGAAGGAGTTACGGGTCAATTCAAGATGGTCGATCCGGATGAAGTAGCAAGAAGATGGGGTGAAAGGAAAACCAAACCTAACATGAACTACGATAAACTCAGCAGAGCGTTGAGGTAAAGAATTCCTGGTTTTATATTGTATGAATATATGAAGGTTGCGGCACTTCTGGTCGTATAAATGAATACCGTGTAATTTTCTGAGATGTCTCACAAAGTATTAGTTTTTAGGATTCTATACGTACTCTTTATGTACTTACGACCGAGCTAAAGATGGTCTACAAACATTTTCTATAACACAGTATGAAAAATATTGTCTGGTCTCAAAGGATACTTGATCTCAGTTGCTCATAGCAAGTAAAAGGAGACGCCACTGCTACGCCAGGAGCTGAAAATACCTAAATCGAAACATGCGTCTTTTTTAATGTATCATCATTTGATACGTTTTAACTGGCGT contains:
- the LOC120326204 gene encoding uncharacterized protein LOC120326204; this translates as MKRNGSTESLDSAEESDAKRFQPFVSCGFSGKKIVNSLNLIPTTSSMSSSTLGLNIMDLSSSPGPNIFEGVAANIANFGNDTSFLDLHLESCSKAESAIKTSLSSTEKSTLGFDRIPSSSSSPLEYPPNVAISPGSCKSPYSCTSPGFCNFPYHNHDNVFRSSQTCGHGISEPPKAQFHRQMSEEAARLFSLGKEGNTKGAGTTSNSSDSAMFSTDQVFVRDSAPDSELVETNTTHGIKIEEGSRGVFEIVENERVRHASTHSASSSRDSLYNVYSESINVTGSIAGSSEDFDDVSPNINSASLLNDPMMAGFPPSSSSENSGPSTSNVSMEPMETGNSLDSPLLNAGPMQYGNNERGMKSPLDFSAVRRSPPPPNVTLNPEKYKRNSMPLDPSSWSKAQVKEWLAWAIKEYNLNDVDIKKFASTDGYKLCQMTMRDMCRLTSKASSDLLIANLTYLKQNQNGFGPYKGIVDPFQAAQARQPHIKDPYRLFGPICLELSNPGSGQIQLWQFLMELLTVPSNAPCISWEGVTGQFKMVDPDEVARRWGERKTKPNMNYDKLSRALRYYYDKNIMTKVHGKRYAYKFDFNGIYQTLQMNANPPTNQPSLFYSSRQSRVRQQARISLSQLRKLSQAGMIPPGMTDPVSTNS